One genomic segment of Hydra vulgaris chromosome 14, alternate assembly HydraT2T_AEP includes these proteins:
- the LOC136090538 gene encoding uncharacterized protein LOC136090538, which translates to MKPTGKRVKQLTLDTSNAIAHSCYGFIDLVETLLSNGAKYVLLGWFSTDPLEKAFSKLRQGSGGTYFINAKSVIEKINIQHTKLILQLNIPVDGIDGHTCDICFRDISTDEKELLDNIHDLESSVNKSTLVAIVYLAGYVQKSEIKIYDDSTNYYYKYGSYLYSLNRGGFEIPSDTLV; encoded by the coding sequence ATGAAACCTACAGGTAAGCGTGTAAAACAGCTTACGCTAGATACTAGCAATGCAATAGCGCATTCATGTTATGGCTTTATTGATCTCGTAGAAACTTTGTTGAGTAATGGAGCAAAGTATGTCTTATTAGGTTGGTTTTCAACAGATCCACTTGAAAAAGCTTTTTCTAAGCTTCGACAGGGATCTGGAGGTACTTACTTTATAAACGCTAAATctgtaattgaaaaaattaatattcaacATACTAAATTGATATTACAACTTAACATTCCTGTTGATGGTATTGATGGTCATACTTGTGACATATGTTTTAGAGATATTTCTACTGATGAAAAAGAACTTCTAGATAATATACATGATCTTGAAAGCTCAGTTAATAAATCTACATTAGTGGCTATAGTTTACTTAGCTGGCTATGTGCAAAAAagcgaaataaaaatttatgatgaTTCTaccaattattattataaatatggaAGTTATCTGTATAGCCTAAACAGAGGCGGATTTGAAATTCCTTCTGATACTCTTGTCTAA